A genomic region of Rhodanobacter sp. contains the following coding sequences:
- the dusB gene encoding tRNA dihydrouridine synthase DusB yields the protein MQIGPYRIDPPLALAPMAGVTDKPFRLLCKRLGAGLAVSEMTTADPRLWHTRKSLRRMDHEGEPEPVSVQIAGYDPAMLAEAARFNVANGAQIVDINMGCPAKKVCNVWSGSALLQDEPLVARICKAVADAVEVPVTLKIRTGWDRQNKNALTIARIAEDAGIAALAVHGRTRADKYEGEAEYDTIAAVKASVRIPVLANGDVTTPQQAVHVLAATGADALMIGRGAQGRPWIFREIAHYLATGELLPEPTPAEVAAILLGHLEHLYTFYGEQAGVRIARKHLGWYAKDRPENAAFRQVANRAESAQEQLRLVRDYFEALASGELLAA from the coding sequence ATGCAGATCGGCCCCTACCGCATCGACCCGCCGCTGGCGCTGGCCCCCATGGCCGGCGTCACCGACAAGCCGTTCCGCCTGCTGTGCAAGCGGCTGGGCGCGGGCCTGGCCGTGTCCGAGATGACAACGGCCGACCCGCGCCTGTGGCATACGCGCAAATCGCTGCGCCGCATGGACCACGAGGGCGAACCCGAGCCGGTGAGCGTGCAGATCGCCGGCTACGACCCGGCGATGCTGGCCGAAGCCGCACGCTTCAACGTGGCCAACGGCGCGCAGATCGTCGACATCAACATGGGCTGCCCGGCGAAGAAGGTGTGCAACGTGTGGTCCGGCTCCGCCCTGCTGCAGGATGAGCCGCTGGTGGCGCGCATCTGCAAGGCGGTGGCCGACGCGGTGGAGGTGCCGGTGACGCTCAAGATCCGCACCGGCTGGGACCGCCAGAACAAGAACGCACTCACCATCGCGCGCATCGCCGAGGACGCCGGCATCGCCGCGCTCGCCGTGCACGGCCGTACCCGCGCCGACAAGTACGAAGGCGAGGCCGAATACGACACCATCGCCGCGGTGAAGGCCAGCGTGCGCATCCCGGTGCTGGCCAACGGCGACGTGACCACGCCGCAGCAGGCCGTGCACGTGCTCGCCGCCACCGGCGCGGATGCGCTGATGATCGGCCGCGGCGCGCAGGGCCGGCCGTGGATCTTCCGCGAGATCGCCCACTACCTCGCCACCGGCGAGCTGCTGCCCGAACCCACGCCCGCCGAAGTGGCGGCGATCCTGCTCGGCCACTTGGAGCACCTCTACACCTTCTACGGCGAACAGGCCGGCGTGCGCATCGCGCGCAAGCATCTCGGCTGGTACGCGAAGGACCGGCCCGAGAACGCCGCGTTCCGGCAGGTGGCGAACCGAGCGGAGAGCGCGCAGGAGCAGTTGCGGCTGGTGCGGGATTATTTCGAGGCGCTGGCTTCCGGCGAATTGCTGGCGGCGTGA
- a CDS encoding UDP-2,3-diacylglucosamine diphosphatase codes for MKRSAATGQRPWNAVFISDVHLGTRHCHAAQLADFLDGLRCRQLYLVGDIVDLWWMAQRRSQWNGAHARVIGALHALHARGTEIVYVPGNHDRPLRRVCGLMLPGMRVRRRVVHITADGRRLLVTHGDDYDNVTQFGGLQERLGDWLYYRILTCNRWLNLARRRAGLRYWSLSEFVKRRSGAAERYIERFVQAGLDDVARRRLDGIVCGHIHRAGLIERDGLIYANDGDWVESLTAITEDTNGVLRLLGHRGEVLAELPPRLRLTMVELPQELAA; via the coding sequence ATGAAGCGCAGCGCCGCCACGGGGCAGCGGCCGTGGAATGCGGTGTTCATTTCCGACGTGCACCTGGGCACGCGGCACTGCCACGCGGCGCAGCTGGCGGACTTCCTCGACGGCTTGCGCTGCCGGCAGCTGTATCTGGTCGGCGACATCGTCGACCTGTGGTGGATGGCGCAGCGCCGTTCGCAATGGAACGGCGCGCATGCCCGCGTGATCGGGGCGCTGCACGCGCTGCATGCGCGCGGCACCGAGATCGTCTATGTGCCGGGTAACCACGACCGCCCGCTGCGCCGCGTGTGCGGGTTGATGCTGCCCGGCATGCGCGTGCGGCGGCGGGTGGTGCATATCACCGCCGACGGCCGCCGCCTGCTGGTGACGCACGGCGACGACTACGACAACGTCACCCAGTTCGGCGGCCTGCAGGAACGCCTGGGCGACTGGCTGTACTACCGCATCCTCACCTGCAACCGCTGGCTCAACCTCGCGCGCCGGCGCGCCGGCCTGCGCTACTGGTCGCTGTCGGAATTCGTGAAGCGTCGCAGCGGCGCCGCCGAGCGCTACATCGAACGCTTCGTGCAGGCCGGCCTCGACGACGTCGCGCGCCGCCGGCTCGACGGCATCGTCTGCGGCCACATCCACCGCGCCGGGCTGATCGAGCGGGACGGCCTGATCTACGCCAACGACGGCGACTGGGTGGAAAGCCTCACCGCCATCACCGAAGACACGAACGGCGTGCTGCGCCTGCTCGGGCATCGCGGCGAAGTGCTCGCCGAGCTGCCGCCGCGGCTGCGCCTGACGATGGTGGAGTTGCCGCAGGAGCTGGCGGCCTGA
- a CDS encoding GNAT family N-acetyltransferase — protein sequence MQVIEQRLQERYPQWFSGGRGRLTVPLLHGLARWSGFDGIDAFCAGHRHLRGFDFVEAALAYLQLPCDTDPAALARIPASGPLLVVANHPSGALDALALLNAVGQVRRDVRIVANEVLGLVEPLAELLLPVRVFGGPAGAADVRRVDRALRDGQCVIVFPAGEVSRLGLRGVRDPRWRPGFLRFARRLSVPVLPVRIEARNSALFYGISALCRPASAALLAREMFARRQRPVRLHVGRPTWIAEGEHEHDAVRRIRRSLYAIGQAEVATVCAVPEPLAQPVEARVVASAVEAAELLGATTDGKQIRLARGIGGSPLLQEIGRLRELTFREVGEGTGRSRDLDTYDASYDHILVWDAQVGRIAGAYRVMRGAEALARTGLAGLYTASLFRYADEAVPRLAAGLELGRSFVVPDYWGSRSLDYLWQGIGAYLQRYPGVRFLYGAVSISAALPRDASEQVVAYYQRFYGSERTLACARRPFVYETSAPTFDGLDIDAAFDAMRAALARLGASVPMLYKQYTELCEPGGARFLAFGVDPDFSGSIDGLIEVDLEQLRPRKRQRYLQRQQGAAA from the coding sequence ATGCAAGTGATCGAGCAGCGTTTGCAAGAACGTTATCCCCAATGGTTCAGTGGCGGCCGCGGGCGGTTGACCGTGCCGTTGCTGCACGGGCTGGCGCGATGGTCGGGATTCGACGGCATCGACGCCTTCTGTGCCGGACATCGCCACCTGCGCGGCTTCGATTTCGTCGAGGCGGCGCTGGCATACCTGCAATTGCCATGCGACACGGATCCGGCTGCGCTGGCGCGCATACCGGCGTCCGGGCCGCTGCTGGTGGTCGCCAACCATCCTTCCGGCGCGCTCGACGCGTTGGCGTTGTTGAACGCGGTGGGGCAGGTGCGGCGCGATGTGCGCATCGTCGCCAACGAGGTGCTGGGCCTGGTGGAGCCGTTGGCGGAGCTGCTGCTGCCGGTGCGCGTGTTCGGCGGCCCGGCCGGAGCGGCGGATGTGCGCCGGGTGGACCGCGCGCTGCGCGACGGGCAGTGCGTGATCGTGTTCCCGGCCGGCGAGGTATCGCGGCTCGGCCTGCGCGGCGTGCGCGACCCGCGCTGGCGCCCCGGTTTCCTGCGTTTCGCGCGGCGCCTGTCGGTGCCGGTGCTGCCGGTGCGCATCGAGGCGCGCAACTCGGCGCTGTTCTACGGCATCTCCGCGTTGTGCAGGCCGGCGTCGGCCGCGCTGCTGGCGCGGGAGATGTTCGCCCGCCGGCAACGGCCGGTGCGCCTGCACGTGGGCAGGCCGACCTGGATCGCCGAGGGCGAACACGAGCACGATGCGGTCCGGCGGATCCGCCGGTCGCTGTATGCCATCGGCCAGGCCGAGGTCGCGACTGTCTGCGCGGTTCCCGAGCCGCTGGCGCAGCCCGTCGAGGCGCGTGTGGTGGCATCGGCGGTGGAGGCGGCCGAACTGCTCGGCGCCACCACCGACGGCAAGCAGATCCGCCTCGCGCGCGGCATCGGCGGTTCGCCGCTGCTGCAGGAGATCGGCCGGTTGCGCGAGCTGACCTTCCGCGAGGTCGGCGAAGGCACTGGCCGTAGCCGCGATCTGGATACCTACGACGCGTCCTACGACCACATCCTGGTCTGGGACGCGCAAGTCGGCCGCATTGCCGGCGCCTATCGCGTGATGCGCGGCGCCGAGGCGCTGGCGCGCACGGGCCTGGCCGGCCTGTACACCGCATCGCTGTTCCGTTACGCCGACGAAGCCGTGCCGCGGCTCGCCGCCGGCCTGGAGCTGGGACGGAGTTTCGTGGTGCCGGACTACTGGGGCAGCCGCAGCCTGGACTACCTGTGGCAGGGCATCGGTGCGTACCTGCAGCGCTACCCCGGCGTGCGCTTCCTGTATGGCGCGGTGTCGATCAGCGCCGCGCTGCCGCGCGACGCCAGCGAGCAGGTGGTGGCCTATTACCAGCGTTTCTACGGCAGCGAGCGGACGCTTGCCTGCGCGCGGCGGCCGTTCGTCTACGAGACGTCGGCGCCGACCTTCGACGGCCTGGACATCGACGCCGCCTTCGATGCGATGAGGGCCGCGCTGGCCCGGCTCGGCGCCTCGGTACCGATGCTCTACAAGCAATACACCGAACTGTGCGAACCCGGCGGCGCGCGCTTCCTCGCCTTCGGCGTGGACCCGGACTTCAGCGGTTCCATCGACGGCCTGATCGAGGTGGACCTGGAGCAGCTGCGGCCGCGCAAACGGCAACGCTACCTGCAGCGCCAGCAGGGAGCCGCGGCATGA
- the metK gene encoding methionine adenosyltransferase encodes MSSHLFTSESVSEGHPDKVADQISDAVLDAILVQDPRARVACETMVKTGVAIVAGEITTSAWIDLEAITRKVILDIGYDSSDVGFDGATCGVLNLIGKQSPDINQGVDRKKPEEQGAGDQGLMFGYATNETKDFMPAAIYYSHRLVEQQAKIRKKKNSRLPWLRPDAKSQVTLRYENGVATAIDAVVLSTQHDPGVKQKELIEAVREEILKPVLPAKLLHKGTKFHINPTGKFVIGGPVGDCGLTGRKIIVDTYGGWARHGGGAFSGKDPSKVDRSAAYAARYVAKNIVAAGIADRCEVQVSYAIGVAEPTSISVTTFGTGKISDDKIEKLIRKHFDLRPYGILKMLDLIHPMYQQTASYGHFGRSPYEVKAADGSKYTAFSWEKTDKAEALRADAKLK; translated from the coding sequence ATGTCCAGCCATCTGTTCACTTCCGAATCGGTCTCCGAAGGCCATCCGGACAAAGTCGCCGACCAGATCTCCGATGCCGTGCTCGACGCGATCCTCGTGCAGGATCCGCGCGCCCGCGTGGCCTGCGAAACCATGGTGAAGACCGGCGTGGCCATCGTCGCCGGCGAGATCACCACCAGCGCGTGGATCGACCTCGAGGCAATCACCCGCAAGGTGATCCTGGACATCGGCTACGACTCCAGCGACGTCGGCTTCGACGGCGCCACCTGCGGCGTGCTGAACCTGATCGGCAAGCAGTCGCCCGACATCAACCAGGGCGTGGACCGCAAGAAGCCCGAGGAACAGGGCGCCGGCGACCAGGGCCTGATGTTCGGCTACGCCACCAACGAGACCAAGGACTTCATGCCGGCGGCGATCTACTACTCGCACCGCCTGGTCGAGCAGCAGGCGAAGATCCGCAAGAAGAAGAACTCGCGCCTGCCGTGGCTGCGCCCGGACGCCAAGAGCCAGGTCACCCTGCGCTACGAGAACGGCGTGGCCACCGCCATCGACGCCGTGGTGCTCAGCACCCAGCACGATCCGGGCGTGAAGCAGAAGGAGCTGATCGAAGCCGTGCGCGAGGAGATCCTCAAGCCCGTGCTGCCGGCCAAGCTGCTGCACAAGGGCACCAAGTTCCACATCAACCCGACCGGCAAGTTCGTGATCGGCGGCCCGGTGGGCGACTGCGGCCTGACCGGCCGCAAGATCATCGTCGACACCTACGGCGGCTGGGCCCGCCACGGCGGCGGCGCGTTCTCGGGCAAGGATCCGTCCAAGGTCGACCGTTCGGCCGCCTACGCCGCGCGCTATGTGGCCAAGAACATCGTGGCCGCCGGCATCGCCGACCGCTGCGAGGTGCAGGTGAGCTACGCCATCGGCGTGGCCGAGCCCACCTCGATCTCGGTGACCACCTTCGGCACCGGCAAGATCAGCGACGACAAGATCGAGAAGCTGATCCGCAAGCACTTCGACCTGCGCCCCTACGGCATCCTCAAGATGCTCGACCTGATCCATCCGATGTACCAGCAGACCGCCAGCTACGGCCACTTCGGCCGCAGCCCCTACGAGGTGAAGGCCGCCGACGGCAGCAAATACACCGCGTTCTCGTGGGAAAAGACCGACAAGGCCGAGGCGCTGCGCGCCGATGCCAAGCTGAAGTAA
- a CDS encoding ATP-binding cassette domain-containing protein: MSLIQLHRVDFSIGGPLLLEHVDLSIDRNERVCIVGRNGEGKSTLMKLIAGELKPDDGEVRVQNGIVIARMAQEVPQGTAGSVFDVVAQGLGDLGLLLARYHHLLHEGDLDALGDVQAQIEARHGWDLDRRVSEVLTRLELPADTDFAALSGGMKRRVLLAQALVRKPDVLLLDEPTNHLDIEAIGWLEGFLKSFDGSLLFVTHDRSFLQALATRIVEIDRGQLTDWPGDYDNYLRRREERLHAEAQANALFDKKLAQEEVWIRQGIKARRTRNEGRVRALKALRVERAERRELGGKVKMTAANAQASGKKVIDLEHVRQSYGGRVLIDDLSTTVMRGDRVGIVGPNGAGKSTLLKIMLGELKPERGSATLGTGIQVAYFDQHRLQLDDTQNALDNVAEGREYIELNGQRKHIIGYLQDFLFSPERARAPITRLSGGERNRLLLAKLFAQPSNLLVMDEPTNDLDVETLELLEELLAGYQGTLLLVSHDRAFLDNVVSSTLVLEGDGKIGEYVGGYTDWLRQRPAATVTAATPAARPASPAPTPAAVPETKRKLSYKDQRELEQLPARIEQLEADIAARGEAMNDPSFFQQDSTAIVKANEALAKLQQELEGAYARWAELDG, translated from the coding sequence ATGTCCCTGATCCAACTCCACCGCGTCGATTTCAGCATCGGCGGCCCGCTCCTGCTCGAACACGTCGACCTTTCCATCGACCGCAACGAGCGCGTCTGCATCGTCGGCCGCAACGGCGAAGGCAAATCCACCCTGATGAAGCTGATCGCCGGCGAGCTGAAGCCCGACGACGGCGAAGTGCGGGTACAGAACGGCATTGTCATCGCGCGCATGGCGCAGGAGGTGCCGCAGGGCACCGCCGGCAGCGTGTTCGACGTGGTGGCACAGGGCCTGGGCGATCTCGGCCTGCTGCTGGCCCGCTACCACCATCTGCTGCACGAAGGCGACCTCGACGCGCTGGGCGACGTGCAGGCGCAGATCGAGGCCCGCCACGGCTGGGATCTCGACCGCCGCGTCAGCGAAGTACTGACCCGGCTGGAACTGCCCGCCGACACCGACTTCGCCGCGCTCTCCGGCGGCATGAAGCGCCGCGTGCTGCTGGCGCAGGCGCTGGTGCGCAAGCCCGACGTGCTGCTGCTGGACGAGCCGACCAACCACCTCGACATCGAGGCCATCGGCTGGCTGGAAGGATTTTTGAAATCCTTCGACGGCAGCCTGCTGTTCGTCACCCACGACCGCAGCTTCCTGCAGGCGTTGGCCACGCGCATCGTGGAGATCGACCGCGGCCAGCTCACCGACTGGCCCGGCGACTACGACAACTACCTGCGCCGCCGCGAGGAACGCCTGCACGCCGAAGCGCAAGCCAACGCGCTGTTCGACAAGAAGCTGGCGCAGGAAGAAGTGTGGATACGCCAGGGCATCAAGGCCCGCCGCACCCGCAACGAAGGCCGCGTGCGCGCGCTGAAGGCGCTGCGCGTGGAACGCGCCGAGCGTCGCGAGTTGGGCGGCAAGGTGAAGATGACCGCGGCCAACGCGCAGGCCTCCGGCAAGAAGGTGATCGACCTGGAACACGTGCGCCAGAGCTACGGCGGGCGCGTGTTGATCGACGACCTCAGCACCACGGTGATGCGCGGCGACCGCGTGGGCATCGTCGGCCCCAACGGCGCCGGCAAGAGCACCCTGCTCAAGATCATGCTGGGCGAACTGAAGCCCGAGCGCGGCAGCGCCACGCTGGGCACCGGCATCCAGGTCGCCTACTTCGACCAGCACCGGCTGCAGCTCGACGACACGCAGAACGCGCTGGACAACGTAGCCGAGGGCCGCGAGTACATCGAGCTCAACGGCCAGCGCAAGCACATCATCGGCTACCTGCAGGACTTCCTGTTCTCGCCCGAACGCGCCCGCGCGCCGATCACCCGGCTGTCCGGCGGCGAGCGCAACCGCCTGCTGCTGGCCAAGCTTTTCGCGCAGCCGTCCAACCTGCTGGTGATGGACGAACCCACCAACGACCTCGACGTGGAGACGCTGGAACTGCTGGAGGAACTGCTCGCCGGCTACCAGGGCACCCTGCTGCTGGTTTCGCACGACCGCGCCTTCCTCGACAACGTGGTCTCCAGCACATTGGTGTTGGAAGGCGACGGCAAGATCGGCGAATACGTGGGCGGCTACACCGACTGGCTGCGGCAGCGGCCGGCGGCGACTGTCACCGCTGCGACTCCTGCGGCCAGACCTGCATCGCCCGCTCCAACTCCGGCAGCGGTGCCGGAAACCAAGCGCAAGCTGAGCTACAAGGACCAGCGCGAACTCGAACAACTGCCCGCCCGCATCGAGCAGCTCGAGGCCGACATCGCCGCGCGCGGCGAAGCGATGAACGACCCGTCGTTCTTCCAGCAGGACAGCACCGCCATCGTCAAAGCGAACGAGGCGCTGGCGAAACTGCAGCAGGAATTGGAAGGCGCCTACGCGCGCTGGGCCGAACTGGACGGCTGA
- a CDS encoding sigma-54 dependent transcriptional regulator — MNDPVARESTPTILIADDQADVREALRLLFKAEGIASVGAADPAAALEAVRRREFACALIDCNYSRDTTSGEEGLHLLEQLRQLSPDLPVVTMTAWGNVPLTVEAMRRGAADFIEKPWDNARLVSVLRAQMALAEAARRQRRLEAENALLRGEAGEDFIAESPAMRRVLALVERVASSDANVLVLGENGTGKGVIAQLLHQRSPRAARSLVKVNMGGIAESVFESEMFGHVRGAYTDAKSERIGRFELADGGTLFLDEVGNVPASQQPKLLRVLEDGEFERLGSSRTQKTDVRLVSATNADLQAEVAAGRFRKDLLYRLNTLEVRLPPLRERAEDILPLARSFLARNAQRYGRVGLRLAPSAERALTAWRWPGNVRELQHLMERAALLAEHDEVGATVLAFGDAAAQPAADLDGMTLEQAEAHLVQRALERFDGNLQRAADALGITRQSLYRRLDKHDLRDAAADAD, encoded by the coding sequence ATGAACGACCCCGTGGCGCGTGAATCGACCCCCACCATCCTGATCGCCGACGACCAGGCGGACGTGCGCGAGGCCTTGCGCCTGCTGTTCAAGGCGGAAGGCATCGCCAGCGTCGGGGCGGCCGACCCGGCGGCGGCGCTGGAGGCGGTGCGCAGGCGCGAGTTCGCCTGTGCGCTGATCGACTGCAACTACTCGCGCGACACCACCTCGGGCGAGGAAGGGCTGCACCTGCTGGAGCAGTTGCGCCAGCTTTCGCCCGACCTGCCGGTGGTGACGATGACGGCCTGGGGCAACGTACCGCTCACCGTGGAAGCAATGCGCCGCGGTGCCGCCGACTTCATCGAGAAGCCGTGGGACAACGCACGCCTGGTCAGCGTGCTGCGCGCGCAGATGGCACTCGCCGAAGCTGCGCGCCGGCAGCGCCGGCTGGAGGCGGAAAACGCCCTGCTGCGCGGCGAGGCGGGCGAGGATTTCATCGCCGAGTCGCCGGCGATGCGCCGCGTGCTGGCGCTGGTCGAGCGTGTCGCATCCAGCGACGCCAACGTGCTGGTGCTGGGCGAGAACGGCACGGGCAAGGGCGTGATTGCGCAATTGCTGCACCAACGTTCGCCGCGCGCGGCGCGTTCGCTGGTCAAGGTCAACATGGGCGGCATCGCCGAGAGCGTGTTCGAGTCGGAAATGTTCGGCCATGTGCGCGGCGCCTACACCGACGCCAAGAGCGAGCGCATCGGTCGCTTCGAGCTGGCCGACGGCGGCACGCTGTTCCTCGACGAGGTGGGCAATGTGCCCGCTTCGCAGCAGCCGAAACTGCTGCGCGTGCTGGAGGATGGCGAGTTCGAGCGGCTGGGCTCCTCGCGCACGCAGAAGACCGACGTGCGGCTGGTTTCCGCCACCAATGCCGACTTGCAGGCGGAAGTGGCCGCCGGCCGTTTCCGCAAGGACCTGCTGTACCGGCTCAACACGCTGGAGGTGCGCCTGCCGCCGCTGCGCGAACGCGCGGAGGACATTCTTCCGCTGGCGCGCAGCTTCCTCGCGCGCAACGCGCAGCGCTACGGTCGCGTCGGGCTGCGGCTGGCGCCTTCGGCCGAGCGCGCGCTGACGGCATGGCGCTGGCCCGGCAACGTGCGCGAACTGCAGCACCTGATGGAGCGTGCCGCGCTGCTCGCCGAACATGACGAAGTGGGCGCGACCGTGCTGGCCTTCGGCGACGCTGCCGCGCAACCCGCCGCCGATCTCGACGGCATGACGCTGGAGCAGGCTGAGGCGCATCTGGTGCAGCGTGCGCTGGAGCGCTTCGACGGCAACCTGCAGCGCGCCGCCGATGCGCTGGGCATCACCCGGCAGTCGCTGTACCGCCGGCTGGACAAGCACGACCTGCGCGACGCGGCGGCCGATGCCGACTGA
- a CDS encoding ABC transporter permease: MIVREMRQAWRRLLKRPGYALLSAAVLGVGLGVALFLFTLVNTVILRPLPFAHADRLVTIGEPVSNGVEDMDSDQYLALSGKLRSMDAMGAAVGAGINLDDGGGAVFYSGCRLTASMMRMMDTNPLLGRALQPADDVPGAPRVIVLSEAMWRHVFAADPQIVGRTVKVNGEWASVVGVMPASFRFPDGSTEAWLPLRLTPGEHGWVNVNARLAPGMRLDEARAELDTWAGRLQRVLSPDQHMDRLVIYPMSVSYAPLDLRQWVWLMFGAGVLVLLLACINVANLQLVQTLQRRHELALRSALGAGRARLVFGALVESLMMAAAALALGLLIAHVGDRWLDETWIDSHPGTVPFQHGIDAWVVGFGVVVAVLSTLITGGIPAWRASRPDLSDALRDGSKGSGSGFARVAKWLVVAEVALTVVLLVGAGTFVRALDALLAQPVVGAGHAAQVLTAQVALPANLYTDDAKRIRFFDSVVERLRQQPGVIAASVSNTVPGAVLGSHEDFSLPGQPQPDDGWSRAQMGIVDGHFLDAFGVKLLEGRFFDARDTAGSTPVVVIDAKMAEAAWPHADALNRQLVLYPGKAWAHTVTVVGVVETLQMDGMLERARPGLLMPIDQSATMSPLHAVMLVVRTHGDAATFTPTLSDVVHGVDPQAAVYAVRSQAKSMAMERSGLVVLTDVFSALGLVALLLAAAGLYGVLSFAVAQRTRELGIRRAIGAGHGVIVRTVARQLASQLGIGLLAGLVLAMPWSKLLADPNLRTRAHDPAVFATVFLLVVGVSAFAALVPLLRALRVDPAVALRYE, translated from the coding sequence ATGATCGTGCGCGAGATGCGCCAGGCATGGCGACGGCTGCTGAAGCGGCCGGGGTATGCGTTGCTGTCGGCGGCGGTGCTGGGCGTGGGGCTTGGCGTGGCGCTGTTCCTGTTCACGCTGGTCAATACGGTGATCCTGCGCCCGCTGCCGTTTGCACATGCCGACCGGCTGGTGACGATCGGTGAGCCTGTGTCCAATGGTGTTGAAGACATGGACAGCGACCAGTATCTGGCGTTGAGCGGCAAGCTGCGCAGCATGGACGCGATGGGCGCGGCGGTGGGCGCGGGCATCAACCTCGATGACGGCGGCGGAGCGGTGTTTTACTCGGGCTGCCGGCTGACCGCTTCGATGATGCGGATGATGGACACGAACCCGCTGCTTGGTCGTGCCTTGCAGCCGGCCGACGACGTGCCCGGCGCGCCACGCGTGATCGTGTTGTCCGAGGCGATGTGGCGGCATGTGTTCGCTGCCGATCCACAAATCGTCGGTCGCACCGTGAAGGTGAACGGCGAGTGGGCCAGTGTGGTTGGCGTGATGCCGGCGAGCTTCCGTTTCCCCGATGGCAGCACGGAAGCGTGGTTGCCCCTGCGTCTGACTCCCGGCGAGCATGGCTGGGTGAATGTGAACGCGCGTCTTGCGCCTGGCATGCGTCTGGACGAGGCGCGCGCGGAACTGGATACGTGGGCAGGGCGCTTGCAGCGCGTGCTGTCGCCGGATCAGCACATGGACCGGCTGGTCATCTATCCGATGTCGGTGAGCTATGCGCCGCTGGATCTGCGCCAGTGGGTGTGGCTGATGTTCGGTGCGGGCGTGTTGGTGTTGCTGCTGGCGTGCATCAATGTGGCCAACCTGCAACTGGTGCAGACCCTGCAACGGCGGCACGAGCTGGCGTTGCGCAGCGCGTTGGGTGCTGGCCGTGCGCGGTTGGTGTTCGGCGCGCTGGTGGAGAGCCTGATGATGGCGGCGGCGGCCTTGGCGCTGGGCTTGCTGATCGCCCATGTTGGCGACCGCTGGCTGGACGAGACATGGATCGACAGCCATCCGGGCACGGTGCCGTTCCAGCACGGCATCGACGCGTGGGTGGTGGGTTTTGGCGTGGTGGTGGCCGTGCTCAGCACCTTGATTACCGGCGGCATCCCTGCGTGGCGCGCTTCGCGTCCCGACCTGTCGGACGCCTTGCGCGACGGCAGCAAGGGTTCCGGCAGCGGCTTCGCCCGCGTGGCGAAGTGGCTGGTGGTGGCGGAGGTGGCGCTCACCGTGGTGCTGCTGGTGGGCGCGGGTACCTTCGTGCGCGCGCTGGATGCCTTGCTGGCGCAACCGGTGGTGGGCGCCGGTCATGCCGCACAGGTGCTCACCGCGCAGGTGGCCTTGCCGGCGAATCTCTATACGGACGATGCGAAGCGCATCCGCTTCTTCGACAGCGTGGTGGAACGCCTGCGGCAGCAGCCGGGCGTGATCGCCGCCAGCGTCTCGAACACGGTGCCTGGCGCGGTGCTCGGCAGCCACGAGGATTTTTCCCTGCCGGGCCAGCCGCAGCCAGATGACGGTTGGTCGCGTGCGCAGATGGGCATCGTCGATGGGCACTTTCTGGATGCGTTCGGCGTGAAGCTGCTGGAAGGCCGCTTCTTCGATGCGCGCGATACCGCGGGCAGCACGCCGGTCGTGGTGATCGATGCCAAGATGGCCGAGGCGGCGTGGCCGCATGCGGATGCCTTGAACCGTCAACTGGTGCTCTATCCCGGCAAGGCCTGGGCGCACACCGTGACGGTGGTGGGCGTGGTCGAAACGCTGCAGATGGACGGCATGCTGGAACGCGCGCGGCCGGGCCTGCTGATGCCGATCGACCAGTCGGCCACCATGTCGCCGCTGCATGCGGTGATGCTGGTGGTGCGCACGCATGGGGATGCCGCGACGTTCACGCCGACATTGAGCGACGTGGTGCATGGCGTCGATCCGCAGGCAGCCGTGTACGCGGTGCGCAGCCAGGCGAAAAGCATGGCGATGGAACGTTCCGGGTTGGTGGTGCTGACCGACGTGTTCAGCGCGTTGGGCCTGGTGGCGCTGCTGCTCGCCGCTGCCGGCTTGTACGGTGTGTTGTCCTTCGCCGTGGCGCAGCGCACGCGTGAACTGGGCATTCGTCGTGCCATCGGCGCGGGCCATGGCGTCATCGTGCGCACGGTGGCACGGCAACTCGCGTCGCAACTCGGCATTGGCCTGCTGGCGGGACTGGTGCTGGCCATGCCGTGGTCGAAGCTGCTGGCCGACCCCAACCTGCGCACCCGCGCGCACGATCCGGCGGTGTTCGCCACGGTGTTCCTGCTCGTGGTGGGCGTTTCCGCCTTCGCCGCGCTGGTGCCGCTGCTGCGCGCGCTGCGTGTCGATCCGGCCGTCGCCCTGCGCTACGAGTGA